The genomic interval atgaatttttgagTAATTCGGATTAAGTCTCTACAgataattagtttaattttcattttaatttttttttaaatttattttatttggacTTGTTCTTAATTTGGGTCTCGAAATTTGAACGATTGAAagccaaattaattaattgggctAAAGGCCCCGTATATTATTGGAATTTAAGGCTATTGTTAATGGGTCCATTGGGCCTTCAGTTATGGATCCAAAGtgcaaaattaacaaaaataggAAATGAAAACATAATAAGGGGGaaaatcaaaggtaaaaaatacaatataaTCAATCAAATAACCAAAACAGCATGCAAAGCTGAGTTTCAGAGTTGAAAAATATTTGCCATTGTCAGCAAGCGATCCTTTAAAACACCCAAATCCGAAAGCACAGCTGACTTTTTTTCCTGGagcatttccttttcttttctggaCAAATTCTCAGCaacaaaagcaagaaaaaccACCACAAAAAACATCTGCACAAAAAGATCCACAACAAACACCACCAAGAAAACCTAAAAACACTACACACCTCAACaagaaaaagccaaaaaaggagaaaatggtGAATCAAACAACATAAAAAAGGGAAGTGTTTcgggttttatttttttggaaaaggGGGTCTCAGTTTTTCTTATATCTACGAGAAAAGAGGGAATTTTTGGGAAAAGTGGTCTGATAAAagggaagaagaggaagagaggAATTTCCTATATCTACGCCGGCGGCAGGGTTCGCGGTGGCCGGCGTTGGGAGAGAAGGAGAGGGTAGAGAGGGGgggaaagaaaatttgaaatgagaaGGAAGATAACTCACCCAGACGACGCCGTTTGGTATAACTAAggaatattcaaaaaaaaggGGGCGGGAGGGTGGGAAGCACGACGCCGTATTACGAAAGGAAGGGAAAAAACAGAAGCGGGAAgcaagtaaagaaagaaaaaaaagagtagGAAGGCAAAATCGAGCCGGATCATTCAGGCCCACTTAGAGCCTTCTTTGTTTGCGATTACAAGCCCAAAGGCTCAAGTCCATATCAAGAGGGCTCCTTTGTGGTATAAATTCTTTAAACTAGTCTctttttataaagttatttatttaattttcttattgtGTTTATTACCTCTAAAGCATGATAAATTAATGCCAAATCAATAATTACCGGAATTAATCCCTATGATGAAATTTTACTTAGAGACAcaatttcaagtcaatttttaAGACTCCACCAAAGAGTTGGGagagttaaaaaattttattccaatactaaattaatttaaataatcattaataattaaaaattttattaaattaacatggctcaaaaacaataataaataatagaatAGATATAATTGTGTGATAGGAAAATAGTGAAGAGaataataaattgataaaaaaaaaacagtgaAATAGGCTGGTCGACGGCCAAATCTTGCCCCTAACAATAAGCACAGTATAGATTATCGGCAAGAAGATTTAGCTGTTGAAAGCTCTACATTCACCAACCGGCTgccaaatataaaattattttaaatgaattatttttcaaaggaaaaagaaagattctAAACGTTAGAGGTTCCTAGTTAACAGGAACTTAGATAGTGTAAATGGTGTTGGgactcttattttttatgcaCCTAGAACTTGACCTTTATACCCTATCCTATCCTAACAAGTCCCTAGTTAATTACTGAATCATCCGTACATTCCTATCCTGTTAACAAGACGTGGAATTCTCCCTGTCTACCGAAAAGTTTATTCTCTGATTCAAGTCGTTTCCTTGTGGATATCGTTTTTCATCTGATGAAGAAGACTTGATTGATCACTACTCGAAGAATGCGGCTAACAATGAAccctttctcattttttttttaaatttccctaataaattaattgactGAGATTGTAATTCCTCATcttgattataaaaagaaTGATTTCATTCTTTAGTatctattttcatttaatcttCTTTCAATAAAAAACTTGAGAGGTAAACAAGCATACAGtcaaataatgagaatttgatttaacaGTAAGTGtatgtattttaaattttttgtaatgttaattaATGTAACACATTTGCCCCTACTTACTgccattatttattattaatttaagataaaatatggAGCAAAAAtaagtattaaattaaaataaaagaaggaattttttttgtttactaTGTAATAAAGAAAGTTCACTATGCATGGATATAATTTTATGGTTAACCTCATAAATTTCGAATAATGCCACAATTTCAATTCCATGACAAAAAATCAATCATCGGGTCTTAATATGTCATCGTTACAGCTATAGATTTTGTCCcatgataaattatttgaaCAAAAATTATCATAAGCTAGTTAACATGTAATCatgaattatttataagttatTAATTGTGATTTTGgcaataccatagttattttTAGAGGTGATAGGACTGATTATGCATGAGATCATAACaattatattcaatttttgtaaaaaaaaaaatactttccGTACGATTTTTTCTCCAGGCTAGGAATCCTTGTTTATAGGAACTAAGATAGTCTAAATATAGATGGactctaatttttttctttagttaTGCGTCATATAGAGTACCTGCATATATCcttttaatggtttaataGCTAATAAATAGGATGAATTAGAATACTAATACAAAGGGTGGAAGTCTCCCTTGCCCAAAAGTGATTGGCTATAAAAGCAAGTTTAATTACCAAATATGGGATTAGTAATTGATATTTTTCTGTGCCCTTGAATATTCATAACTAGCTTTCAAGTTCCAAGCATGGAGCAATTCCATGAGCAAAACAGCATGCAAATTTCAGCTGCTGCTAATGGTATAGACGTTGACCCCACCTGTTCTCGTAGCGATGAAACCGACTTACTTGAAGAATATTTCAACTCCTTTCCTTATGGATATCGATTTTGCCCTTCTGACGAGGAGTTGATTGAGCATTACTTAAAGAAGAAGGTGAACAATGAAACCTTACCTCTTAACCGCATTAGCGAGATTAATCTCTACAGCAAAGATCCTTCGGAGCTCGCCGGtgagtaattaattaattagctctatatattcataaaactaattaactttATTCCATTCATATAGAATAGTAAAAAATCGCTAAAAAGGCTTATTCAGGCACTTCCATGGTTAGGTTAATTGATAGATGCGTTATAAATTATTGctttcaacttgtttgcaTGCCTTGACTTGAGCTTCATGAAAACCTGACTGGAACTATTTGTCTTGGCTCAGCGGAATTCAAACCACTGACAGAAACAGAGTGGTATTTTTTCACTCCAAGACAGAAAAAATATCCGAATGGATCAAGGCCAAATCGTGCTACTCCTGAGGGATATTGGAAGCCAACTGGAACTGATAAGGCCATTCCCCCTGGTTCTGGGCACCCTATTGGATACAAAAAGACCCTTGATTTCTACGAAGGGAAGCACCCAGGAGGGAGAAAAACTGATTGGAAAATGCATGAATATAAAGTTAAAGACAACACTTCTCAAAACAATGGCAGGGCCAAGAATGATATGAAGGTAATAATTTACTTGCTTGCAATACACACGtagaaaattattatatagacCTTCTGATCACCTCATTCATCACACACACATATGTATTTGGCATGTATAGTACAATGCTATAACTTTTAAGCGACTAGTTTATAATTGAACAAGTAATATTTACTTAATACTTTACTTTCATAATTCTCTTGTGCTTGCCTTTAAGGTTTATAGAATAATATTCCATATCTATAGTAACAACTAATATGCTCAATAGTAGAATTTGTATTGATGTATTTTTCTCAACTAATGTTTTGGGTTGTAGTTGGATGATTGGGTTTTGTGCAAGCTATACaataagaaggaaaagaatggTGAAGATGCAGGGAATAGTGTGACTCAGGCGACTGTGATTATATCACAGAATGAAGCGTCTGTAATGCCTGAAAGGAATAATGAGTTTGAGGACATTGCATCTCAGCCAAATCCTAATTACGGATCATTACAACATGAAGACGAATCATCTTACGGAATGTATTTGATGCTCAGTGAACCTACAGCTCCTATTCTAGATAACGATATTTCCTTTTATAGTATAGAGGATTGTTTCCCTGATGTATTCGACGGTCAAGGTCCATCGAAGGGAATATGAGATGCTACTGTTGGTCTTTTTAGGAAGGTTTCTTTAAATCTATGTAAAgcttaaattttctttcttgataTATCAACTATCAAGGTTCTATGTTTAGAGATGCTAACAAAATCTTGTTGGGTAGCTGGGTCATTGTGAAAATTGTACAGGTTTCTTTTATCCTTACTGAACGTTATGTCAAGAGAGTTTTTTTGCAATCTAAGCTTGAGATTTGAAATGACATGTTGGTGTCACTTTTCAAAGGTTTCTAACAATTTTTGCTTCACACctattgaaaattatatatgatgataaattgaacaaaactAAATGTTACCACGGTGCTGTAAATAGTAGCTatccttttatatatatatatatattgaagtcGAATAAAAATCTTCAACTTATATTTGGTATCTCATGTTCAGTTTTCTgttattaatcaaatcaaaattttgaaaggaGCACCAAGAGAGGTACTTCAGTGGAGGCTGAGGATTTATGTTCATTACAGTCACACATTTCATGTCGAAACAAAATCTTTTGTGCCATTTGATATCCCTTTTCTAATAGTGTGCGTTGCTAATTTGGATGAAAGTGTTGTTAGGGTAATAAATAGTACCATATTTTACAGCCCCTCACAAGCTTGTTCCACTGTCCCTTTTCcagcttttccttttttaccTTCTTTAATTGAGTTTTGGTCTCATCAATATCCCGAagccttttttttgtttttactagTTTTTTTCACAAGAAACAGGTTTAACAGCTGAGATTAACACTGAAATCTCTTATGTCATATCGAATCTTGAAATGGGAAAGAGGCTATTTGATGATCAAGAAGCCCCTTCTACTTCAGTTGCTGGACCAGTAGACGTTGATTGTTTTTGGCATTACTGAAACCATATGAGAATCACATTTGATGAATGAACAAGTTAAAAGCTACTTTACAAGATTAGAACTTCAGTTACTAATATTGTATGGAAAAAATAGTGGGAGTCTTGCGTATagatttattaagtttaaatgaacacttgaaaagaaattggagcatgcaattatatattataaatttataattagatTACCATTTAAGAGAACTTcaattgttcttttcttttatatatatatatatatattattgtttcttttctgGGTTGCTTTTATATTGGCATTATTGTCATATTGCTTACATCCATAATTTGTCAGATATAGGATTTAGTTGGTGAGAACAAAACTTAcgataaaaaaatcaaaataattaataagataatatattttctcatttttttaattatatatctaataaatttaaattttttattatttgttaattCTTACAATACTATtaattcttaatatttttactatttcCAATTAACTAACATTAATAGGCATTTACTGATTTCTAACgaatttttttaactatttcttctatttttaatcatttaatgtatttaattattttcaaagaatatttaaaaagtttattatattattattttcttaaaaccgTATACCTTATTTATTGTTTACAATAAGCATTTAAcagtaaaatattattattttaatatttataaattttttatttttatttagaatttatattatattattatattatttttattttatatgatacttgatttattaaattaaaaatttcactaaaaattttaataatttttttttaattttaataaaaaaatttatttaaatatttatttttaaactttgAGATTACTGAACGCTCGTGAAAAAAGAAACGGAAGACTTCAGTTCAAACCTGTTTCCTGTGAAACACTCGCctgcaaagaagaaaaagcaacAGTGAGACAGTTCAAAAAGGTCAGGTGGGAGGGGTTAAAGGGGGAACCTATCGACGGGGTTGTAAAACATGCTACTCTTTATTACCCAAACGGTAATACCCCTTTCATCCACATAAGCCGcgttaataaaaaaaaaaggattttattAAGCATCAAATTGATTCAAGACTTACCCAGGTACGTGGATCAGTGAGGGACATGGGAAGATCCCTTGTCCAGACATCAGCAAGAAAGATAAACACCCCTTTAGGTTTGGAAGCtagatttattaattttatatataatatgataaCATGATATAAATACAATATGATTTGAAACGAGTTTAAACTTAATATAATCGTATGTTATATATTAATCGAGTCGATGTAATTTAATTgtagaaattttatttatgttaatcGTATCACGTCATACAAGATTTAATTGATATATTTAATGAACGTGTTAATTATATTGTGtcatattatataattattaaatatatttatatattttttaatttttaatataattaattatattatattcatatatatccaaataactattaatactttatatttatataatacaATTAAAACAGAAATACAAGAGAGAATTGCTTAAATGAGAAATTTCCTTGGGTCTCCATATCACTGCTATTTCTCCATATCAATTTGTCCTCTTTGTTGTGCCAAAGGACAATATGGTTCAGCTTGCAGATAAGCTGCTGATGTGACTCGTCCTCCCAAGTAAACAGTGGTCTTCGAAATAGAATTGACCAATGATGATGCAGTCTCATATCAGCAGTTTTGGCTTCTTTGTCGTGGGTAGGGGAAAAAGGGTGTGAAGGGGTTGGTTGTCACCTCAAACCCACCTGTCAAGTCTGAAGAAGAGTTTTTTTCCggttttaaattaataaggAATACTAAACGAGTTATAAGTAGGACTACCTGATTTTTATTAGTGATGAAATATTCATCAAAGTGTGTATTTATGCTCGCATGCGTATTTCTGTCTACATTTCTGCAGTAGAAGaatagtaaaatttaaattttagttcaACTCAAGTTTTAGAGTAATTTgtcattcaaaaaaaaaaaaggttttagagtaatttgatatataaggtgctttaattttttttcttttatcgaacatatttttcctttgtaAATTATTCTTGTCCAGATGttagaataataattttttacatttttttcaatttctatttATCCAAATACTTTCTGTCTTCACCTTATAAAACTTTAAGTTTACTTCAAGTTTCTTGATGCAATGTGAAATAATTGGCCAATGTATAGGGTTTTGGAAACATTAAGGTTGCATTTGGCAATTTATTGAGAATGAAATTGTTGagtaaataattttgtaaCGTTTAgtataatatgaaaaaatgATGATTGTAAAAAATGTTATTGTATTATAATCTTTGGTTTATAGCACTTTACtgaaaatataagataaatttataaaattatctttatatatgaaaatataaaattaaataaagtactttcttttttaatgtaaatttttaatttttttaattttatttcttaaaataataaataatagcatgatgaaaataatataatatttagatactaattatttaaatattaaaaaatatatagaattattaaatatttattttcagtAANgcttgatatggagcttgcataattttttttctctagctctagttttcatacctttgtgcctttttgactagaacccttgtattcttccactctctctccttaaaaccctAAAAAGCTCTCTGGTGATCggctcttcttcttttcttttttttttttatctccttCCTTCTTGCTCTCTGGGGATgggctctttttcttttctttcttttcttttttctctttttcctcgtTGCTCCCATCACCAAATTCAGGTGGCGcccttctctcttttttagAGCGTTCAGCTCGAGGGGCTTATTGTCATTTTGGTCCACTTTACTTTCCCTTAGTCATGAGAAGGTAACATTCCCTCCAATCCAAGAGGGAATCACCTTCCTTCCCACGGCGGCAATCTAATAGCCATGTAAAGTTACATtctcaataaaattatataccAAACAGTGCAAGTGCTTTCcatcaattaaaatccctGCAAAGTGATCCACTCCCCACACACCAAACGCTTCCTAATATTTGCACCAAAATTGTACTTTGTCCAATCttgtggattttttttttttgttttccaaaCTCAATGAGTACTACAATAAGGCTGACCTTATAATAAGGccaaataatattatttaataataataataataataatatgttaaatagtgatttttaattttattcattttctgTTAAATGttatctaatttttatttttattctatttttatcttaaaatataaaaatagtactctttttaatattaacactatatcttaataatttaatttagttaaacTCATTATTATACTATAATTCAAAggtaaaaactaaaataacattaaatgacatcataattatataattataaggatcattaacaattaaaattaatataaaaaaatgaacattAACTTCAAGATTTTAGGgttaattttcattaagtattattattattattgtcgtaacgtgcgggtccgggaacccgaccgACAAACGCgatgaaaactctaaaaattaggagtcaccaccaatcttttttactagatGTGATTGGCTACCTATTGACTCAATTCTAATCGACAGACTCTTAATTAGATTTAAGCTcaccgaaaagaaccttaaactggtctacgttTTTTTAGATCTaagttcgggagtacggttacgtctggagaaggattagcacccccgggACGCCcattccatgaacggtaccattttttagattatcctattaggctttaattttttaagttcactatatttccttagttattattctcttattttatctcatatttaacctaaaatggaatgcaaatgtgaggaaaaatgagatgcatgacgtgagataaaaatgtcggacgaataactttttattgagGACATTCTCCCGAAttcgcccatcatactggtgggatccgagttgttctctcacctaggaAATTATATGAGAAACTCGTCTTCGCAAATTCAACGAATAATTCCCATCATCTGGGTTATCGtacattttcctttaaaaataatgtctTCGTGAATATGAACCTATTACGAGcgaaagccttttattaaaaatgtttcCTCGAGCCAttccatcatactggtgggacccgaggacatcttttcacctagaaaACTTTCCGAGAAATATTCGCCTTCGCAAGATCCTcgaaaaatcccatcatcgggactTATGCTCGCAAACAAAAATAtctatatgcaatgatatgtaTGATGCAATAGAAATATATGATATGCTTTtgaagtttatttttattttattatttttttaatattatatttttttatcttttcattatattttttatttatttaaaattaaaaatctcgaaacctcAAAATCAAGACCCTCCCATCATATTGGTGGAGCCTTAATTCGAATTCTGAACCTAGGAAAAATTAGCCCGAGATTGCGACTTCTTGCGTCCCGAccgatcatcccatcatcagtatattatttattattcctATGATTAATATTATGATGCCTTGACATTCAATCTATATACTATCATAACCATTAATATGGACCCAAAAACAAAGATTTTATTATAGCAATTAATGTTTTCTTTATCACACTATTTTAACTCTCGCTAAcaaatattatctttttatctaTTCCTCTTATACTTTATTGTATCActtttattttacttgttcTCTTCCTTAATTTCGATTGATTGCTTACTTATTCctatatcttttctttttctcttttttttttttcatcttgttcttctcatttcttttgtATCTACGCCAGATTTAAGCTACCcctatattattatttttactatttatttatttattatttttttcttttttatatttattatttatctcCCTAATTCCATCATTATAAACACATTCAATGTAgcaatctattttttttattttgcatatGAACTTCACTTACCTAAgtttaaatagttttaataaatattttcctacatttaaatttttcttaattaactatatatgtttttatttttattattatattattcttatatatatatatatatatatttatattaccCTACATGTATTATTCTCTTTATcctaaaataaaa from Theobroma cacao cultivar B97-61/B2 chromosome 5, Criollo_cocoa_genome_V2, whole genome shotgun sequence carries:
- the LOC18598958 gene encoding protein ATAF2, producing the protein MEQFHEQNSMQISAAANGIDVDPTCSRSDETDLLEEYFNSFPYGYRFCPSDEELIEHYLKKKVNNETLPLNRISEINLYSKDPSELAAEFKPLTETEWYFFTPRQKKYPNGSRPNRATPEGYWKPTGTDKAIPPGSGHPIGYKKTLDFYEGKHPGGRKTDWKMHEYKVKDNTSQNNGRAKNDMKLDDWVLCKLYNKKEKNGEDAGNSVTQATVIISQNEASVMPERNNEFEDIASQPNPNYGSLQHEDESSYGMYLMLSEPTAPILDNDISFYSIEDCFPDVFDGQGLTAEINTEISYVISNLEMGKRLFDDQEAPSTSVAGPVDVDCFWHY